AGATAGAGTAGGTGAGCATTACTTGTTCCCTTATATGTTTAGAAACAACTCAGGCAATAGGTAAACCTACCAGATGTGGAAGCAGCTGAGGATGGCAAAGAGCAGACCAGAAATAATTGAAATGGGAATGGCCAGAAGCACTGTCACTATCCTGTAGATCCAAACCCTGGACACCTCAAACAGGGCATTACTCCAGAACCACACTCTGTCCCCACTGCGCACTGACACCGGCTCAGCAATCACATCCTCAAACGTCACCtggagaaacaaagacaaagtggTGCTGATGCTACAGAGGTGGACCAACAATTCATCTTGCTGTAGGACTTGATTCACCATCAATAATTAATTGTATCCACTGGAGGGTAGTGCAATCAGCCAAACAGTCTCTTGGTTCTACATGGCAATGATTtagtgtattttctttttatcagcTAATTCACTGCATGTGACAAATGCACAAAGGATCCATAAAAGAATTAGATTAGAGCTCCTGCATAAGAATGCAATACCTTGAGACAGTCATTGATACCGCGGGGGTCTCGGACATTTATCAGAGGCTTGGTATCACTGATTTCCACCAGTGTGGACGTATGaatgtcttcctcttcttccacaGAAGGATGGGCCCTCCAGAGAGTTTCAGGTTCCTCACCATTATCAAATTCATCAGGGTCACTAGAGTCCTCCAAGTCGATCTCTACGTCCTCTGAATCTTCCCCTTTCATCATGGTGTTCATCCAAACACGTTAAAAAACACGATCCAGAGAGCAGAGTGCCTGTCGCTAACCGTAAAGCTCAGACTGAGGCCGCTGACCGGACCCCTCAGCTGGCTGGGACATGTGGTTATATTGGGAACGTTGCGGTGCCCTGGATGGTATTTGCAGATGGTCTTTCAAGTGAAGATCATTTTCCCGTGCTGTGGGAGggatataaatacatgtaagcATGGAGATGGCTCTGTATACACGGATACACCCTACTGGGAATGCAATcacacagacaaatacacaGACAACATGAGACAAATCTGCTTGAATGAGAGCGAGAAAGGGTAAATGTTTAGAGACTTCCAATTGAAATATGTAGTGATACAGGTATACGTGCAATACTAATTCTAGTCTTTTACTAACTGATTACATTCATTTCCAAGCCTCGTTTAACTTCAGAGAAGTCAAGGTGTAGAAGAAATTATTTTCTTCAGAGCAACTATAAGCAAGTAAGATTCATTTCCTCAAGAATCAGGAGGTACTgaactttatgtttttattttttcgtttTTAAATGGTCCCaatggagctttattcaaatttatttttagaCCTTCCCCttgactgagaaaaaaatgttaacaccATCCTCAGATTATCTCAATATTacactgttaaaaacaaacatcatgcatagcatttcaaaatgatattattatgaaatatgattGTAATATTTGTCTCTATCACTAGACATATACTGCATAtctaactttcttttttttgttctgacaTTACACTTTTAACGATACTGCTTTTTGGTTGAGATGCAGAATAAAGTGCAGGTATGAGCCATTGAAGGCTTGTGAGAAATAATATGCTCTCTGGAgatatacagtttataaaacATTCTAACCACAAAAATCTTTGTAGGTACTGTTTCTCAAAACTTTTGATCCTTTGAGCATCTAGTtgatttgaaaaggaaaaatgtgtttaataaataaaatccatcttTTTGATAATATTCATACTGTCCCCTACATAAAACAgttaattgtttaaatgtgaGGTTCCTTTACTGCATTGGTTTGCCCGTTCAAGTTCACCAACAGCATCACTCAGCTATATATTGCATGTAATCACAATATCCTCCTCTGAGGCGAGTATGAAGAGCATTCTCAGGTCTCTGCACTCTGTCTTGTTTAAAGCATGTTTCGCAACATgcttttaagaaagaaaaaaaaaactttcaccTTTAACAACCTTTGGACCCATTAACCAGTCATCCTCTCTGCTATTAATAGGTCAGCTATGAATCCTCAGACCTTATCGCTCAGCTGCCCACCAGACCTTCATCACAAGGCCATCACTGCTcgcatcatcatcttcaccacaTTTTGTCCCAGCTCAGCAACTGGCAATGTGATAATctgacaaaataatgtaaatatacaaagtATCTCCTATCCATCTGCAAAAATCAAGTATCCTTCAAAGATAAAATTCAGTTGATTGATTTAATGCTACATTGATCTTAAGAGATATGGATCCAAGTGTTTGACTTATATACTACTAAGTTAAGCAATTTtcacaattaaaaaagaacaattagTGTACATAACAAACTACCAAGTACATGACAAACTGTACATCTGTTCAGTTCATAGACTTATGTGTGGTAAACACATAAGTGAACCACTTCACTCCTAGATCTACTAGCTACGTTGAGCACAGTCTCCATGGTAATGACAATTTCTGCCTGCTGGATGAAGACAGATAGAGAACACAGTGTATTGATGACAGAGAGTTTCCTGTGTCTTTGCCGGAGACGGTGGTATGCTAATGGACTGAACACCTCACCAGATGGGGTTTGTTTGTGACCGTGGTTGCAAAGGTGAGGTCAGCGGAgagtgtgagtgtatgtgtgtgtatgtgtgtggaggaagagaaagagggagaagaaagaaagaaaaagagagaagagaaagacacattttcttgCCCATAGTTCAAGATTACCTCATTTATCGGGGATTAAGATTTATATCCAGATAAATTACTGACTCAGAAtactttgaaaacatttcagcttCTCAGactcaattaaaaagaaaaaaatctacagATGAACTGTCCATTGGAAGATAACAAGTATAATGATCAAATTTGttgagaaatatatttacacTTTATGTATGAAACaagtttgtgtattttgtcttgCATAATTCTGGCTCCTTATATAAAGATCATAAACACTTTCTGTATGTTGTGTTAAAGCCCCCCTAAAAAAAGCCTAGAAATAGTCAAAATAGGCAACAATCAAAGAGTTTAAtggtaaaaacatgaaaataaaaatgattgaactttgtaagaaaacattttctttatgtaGGACCACGTTTCTCATATTATGAAGCTGATATATAGAAGACAggtttttctttaacatttgtGTCCTCTGACCATTTCATGAACTGTGAAGTGTTACAAACCATAATGTGACAATAAACCGAAATCTCTAAGAGGGCACTTTATTTCAGACAAATTATAAAGGcaatgtttgttcattttataattaatatagCATATTTTGTATCTTATTTGTATATTATGTGACAGGTAAAGGCATCACTTAGTTTTGCAAGCCTAAACATGTGCAGATACATGTTAATCATATTCATATGATTgcataatacattatatatgaTGACCACTCCAAACACAGTTCAAACCCTCTGTTCAGACAGAAGCAGCTTATTTTGGGCATGAGGGAGGTCAGACAGTGTTCCGGCTCAGCACCTGTCAGTCCAGCTGCTTTCAGTACGATAGGTCAGACTAATAATTCGTCATGTGTAGTTAACAATGCAATCACCAATTCAGTGCTTCCCATCTAACAcctcaaaataaacttatttattttgaacactGTATTATCTGCACAAAAAACCCTAAAATGCCAAACAACCAACACAattgaataaagtaaaaacaacaaatgttgccactgtatgtatatgtaaagGCAAAAGGTAAAGAACAATTAAGGATACAAAGCTTCATTGGGTCAGttaatgaatacaaacattACCGTCCACAAAGTATCAATTATTCATaactaaatgataaaaaatagcTCAATATTTTGAGAAACAAGCTTATTCggtttcttgctgagagttagatgagagcACAGATTCATCTTTCACACCTGTCAattgaatatgaagctacagctagcgACCCCGCCCATGGGCTGATTGGAGAACTaagtggccttcaggtaatgtaaaaacacaaaaggccctctctagagccagtgtttggtttgtccattctagGATACTGTTGATCCACcacctatgtagatataaacagctcattcGAAGGTAACAATATCACAATGATTCATAGTTTCAGGAGATTATAAACTAATggaaacatagttatgaatattatactTCATTTCTGGCAATAAATCCCCATAAATCCTACACGCTGGTCCtttaacagacagatgtgaGAGACAGGAATCAATTCCtctcatccaactctcagcaagaaCTTGAATAAGCTTATTCCCTGAATGCTGAATTATTCTGCTAACATTAAAGTGGCTGGATAAAGCTTCTTAATTAACAGATAAAAATGAGAGTGTTGTTGAGCTACTTATCTAACTAAGAAGAGTATTTCCCAACACGACCTATTTATTTGTACCAGTGTGTTTTAGAGGGCTTGTAATATGCACACGTGTCTCTTTCTGGCTATGGGCTCTTAATTAGTTTTGTTGGACCTGAGTGCTTTGAACACGAGGTTGTGCTGTGTGTAGCTCTGTGAAGATGGTGGGCAGCTGTCATGTAACATGTGTACATGCAGTTCTGAGGGAAGATGTGCTGTGACTGATTAAGGGAAGGATAATGTGGTTCACTCTTTTGGACAGCACCATTAATCACAACTCCTTCCTTTGATTCTTCAGGAGTGGTTTTCTCTTAATCACTGTCAAACAAAGAGCACAGACTACAGCACACAGAAGAACATCAGGTCTTTTCAGGTTTACCATTAAGGACAGCCGAATAACAAACCACACTCGGCTGAGCCACAGCCATGAATTCTCATTTTCTAGAGAGAGTGGGCTCGTGTTTGATCTACAATGAATATGCTTTGAAAAAGAGGTGTACAGttgatttgattgttttgatttaataaaagcCGCCACTGAGATGTTAGGTGCTTCACTTTAATTAGCAACTTATGAAGACTGCTCAGGCTCAAATATTCTTCAGACCGAATCGCGCTCTCTGGAAGCTGGGTGATGAAACAGCCAGTCAGCTCTTTGAGctgtatttaattttttacatcattatatTACATACAGTGCATCATGTTCAAAGGATTAGTAACAAAGATGTCTGAGTTTTTAAGTacagtgttttgttgtctttctgaGCAAAGAGGGGGCAAAAACTTGATTTATGCAATTGAAAATATCTTGGCTTGTTTTGGGTTTATGGATTACAAAGtgttatttgtatatttgtaaaaCTTAACCCTTAACATCCAGCTTTGTCAAATTTACCCTTAAAGTGGCTTTAATAGTGGACAAATAATCTTATTCCACACTATCTCATTGAAACTATAATATTTACAGAGtgaattattgtattttttttcactatGTTTTCATGGCTGCACcaattcattaaattaaatgtgataTATGTTGTTTGCATCCTTTAATACACATTACCCCAAGACATCCGTCAGGAATATTGagtatcttttctttttgaaagttttgaaaCTTTACAACAATTCAAAATTAAGCTCTTCAAGTTTTAACAACGTTTTGGGTGCGCAGAAACATTTAAGAGTTGACTAGAGTGGACCTTAAAAATAGAGTTAAAACATTCAACCTATATGAGAAGAGCAgcatagaaaaacaaaagaaacatatcTTCCTTGTGATTGTGGTGACGATGGTAACatgtaagtgtttgtgtgtgcgtgtgtgtgtgattgtgggAGATAATTGTATATGTGCACAGCATCTGTTAGTGTATAACAAACCTCCATGCAGGTGTCATATCATATTTGCACAATGGATGTTTGTAcattactgctgtttttttgttttattatgttagCTTCATTGACAATATTTGGCTGTACTTGTTATGAAAGTTACATTGTTACAGTACACTGTGCAGCACATACGTGAATGTGTTTACAGCCAGGAACCATACAATGACACTGTTATCTTGCTTTTATCATAGCCAGATGTCTataaaatactgtgtgtgtgtgtgtgtgtgtgtgtgtgtgtgtgtgtgtgtgtgtgtgtgtgtgtgtgtgtgtgtgtgtgtgtgtgtgtgtgcgtgtgggatGTCTTTTCTACTGTCTTTTAAAGTTGTCACTCCTGTCCTTGTTATTCCCTCTTCACTGACATTAAAGCAGGGTTATTCAAACATGTTTACTGATGTATGTTTAGTCCAATCTGTGTAGAGCTGCAAAATATTCACCACAGCTACATCAACATTTCCTTATCTAACTGCCTTCATCGATTGAAGAATTTTAATGATTAAACTAGTTTAACAAGAACAAGCATAACATTATTTAACGTTTACAGTGTTTGACAGGTCATCCTCATAGATAAAtgatttgaaatataaatagttttgaTCTGCCAGTGTACACATATTAAGAGGGTATTAGAGACAACCACTTAGCTGTTATGAAATGGCATTTTCTCCTTCTAAAATCACGTGTTAACTGGGTTCAGTCTTATTCAAAGGCTTTTCATAAATGAACACACAGATGACACAGAGGTCAGGACCCAGAGAGTCTGCACGgtaacaaaatgtcaaacatacacagaaaaGGTGTAAGAACATGCAAGTATTGTGTTGCTAATGCAGATGGTTCCTTTAAGTGCTTTTTTGTGATCAAAGAGCGAGATAAGAATCTCTCTTTTACATTTGAAAGCATTTAGGTGGCACAATtctccaaagcaacttacagaAAGTGAGCTTGAGGATACTTTGACAAATTGACAGGACACATGACTTTTAATGGGGAGGCTGGCTGTTGATCTCAGGGTTACGGGACAGTTGATTCACCCGGCTGCCTCTTCACCACTACAGGCTGCCCAAATAAGATTAATGATTATAAATGAGTGTAGTCAATCATTTTCTGctgtcagaaaataaaagttattgattaaaataacCCCATTTATAAGACGACTGGTCATTCAACTGTCTTGGCCATATTTAATCTGTTTAGAAGACCTACAGACCAATGTGCTTTGCACATATTCTGATAGTGATGTACTCTAAGATTAAATGCTTACTTGCTAAAATCTGCAGAAATTATGAAAGTTACCAgtgtttatttgcacatttaaagcAACAGAACAATAGTATTTTTAACCAAATGTGATGTATCTCTTCTTTgagtacaataaataaagttcacaCAAATTCCTGcaacataaatacaacatgACAAGACTGAATAACTTTTACAAAGAATAATGCTGCTATGTTGATAACTCATATAAAAACAGGTATTCTTAAGAatttacaaaacatgaatgactGCTCACTCTTCTTTACAAATCCCTAATTTCTTAGAAAGTATTCACCTGTAGATTTGTATAGTGATTATAATGTCATGACTTACTATTCACTTATAATCAGATAtttgtgttcattcatttttaataaaatatatgtaatgATTGCAGATAAAAAACTTTGTTTAAGTAGCAAGAAATAACAGTTTTCCTTATGAGATTTGTAACTTACCGGTGCTAGTTTAACCACATATACAGTAAAAATAATTCAAGAAACGGTGTCCATAGCTTTTTACTCCAGTATTGTTTCATGAGTGTAATCTttagataaaagtaaaaaaaaaaaaaagtcaagtttcATAAACAATTCGCTACTTGATGGTGTATCTTACTTTCACTGTATGCAAATACAGGTAACAGACATATTGCAGACAGTCGATAAGTACTGGATCacttgttattttgtatttgtgataGTCCTGCAGGCTACTGATGCTGTGGCACAACTGTGAGGTATATCTAACCAAACTCTTCTGGGATCTGTCCTGGTAACCTGAAACCAGTCTGCCCAGTTTGATCCAGAGTGCTTCTAGGACTGGATGTGGCAAAGCTTGCACGTGTGTCAACTGTGCAGCTGGTCCTATGGAGGAACTGCAGGAAGTTCTCGTGGCCCGAGCCCTCATGGCTGGAGACGGCCAGCTCCACTGGTCGAGCTGAGTAGCAGCGCCTCAGCTTACAAAGTTCCTCCCTGATCTGCCGGTTAAGAAGCCCATAAAAAAATGGGTTAATAGCAAAGGAGGAGTATGCCAGCCAGGTGACCGCTCCCTCCAGGTCTTCAGGAATTTTGGGTGTTGCGTCCAGCATCAGATATAGGTGAAAGGCAAAGTAAGGCAGCCAGCAGATCAGAAACTGGCCAACAATAACCACCAGAGTGAGAGCAGCTTTACCTCCACCAAAAGGCCGGTCACGCATAATCCTACGTGGGGTGTTGCGGGTTGTGATGATGGTAGTCTGGCTGTTGATTGAGTCAGAGCGATGCTTCACTTGACTGCTTGTCCACAAGGGCAGGGGTCCATGCTGGCGGGCGGCCAAACGGGCCACCTTGTAGACATTACAGTAGACAGCAAAAATCACCACAGCAGGGAGGCAGAAACAAGTCACACtaaagaagacagagaagacTCGTCTGTGGTCGCTGTGGCTCCAGTGCAGCGAGCAGTGTGCCGCACTGATGGAGCTCAGGCTGCCATAGGACGGCCACCCAAACACGGTGGACAACCCCAGCACCGCAGAGGCCACCCACACCATCACTATCACGGCTGCAGTCAACTTTAGCGTCATCTTGACCTCATAGCGCATGGGGTGGACGATGTAGTAGTAGCGCTCCACACTGATGGCCGTGATGGTAAAGATAGAGGCAGCCATGAGGATTACGTTGAGGAACACGTAGACCTGGCACTCCAGTACGGTGAACACCACACCAGCAAAGTATGGAGAGCTGGACACAATCCCAAGAGGCATGAGCAAGATGGCACACAGCAGGTCCACTGTACACAGGTGGCACACAAAGGCGAATTTCCTGAGATGGGGGGCTTTTATGACAACAACCAGAACAGCAGTGTTGGCTAGAAGTGCGAGAACATTCAGGGTCACCATGAAAAATATCCCTGCCAGGTCCTTGAAGCGTGTCTGCTGGTTGGGAAGGGTGCCCAGCTGTCTGCTGGGAGCTGAGGGCATTGGTGCCCAAACGCTGGTGCTGTCATTGTACTGCGGGTTCAGAAATGAACTGTTTTTCTCCATGATTCATAGTTAAGATTTCAAATTAAAGTACACATCTGTATTCCAGACTTCCCCATTGTTAAGTAATGAGGCCGAAGAATCCTTCAGACGTCAAATGAAATACTTTTCACTCCTGTGTTGGAGAAAATAAAGTccattaaaacattaacatttattgcAAATCATGTTCAATAAGGACTACATTTAGTCGTTAAACCTACGGTATAACAGGCTGATTTATATATCCTTTTTGAGTTTATATAGTTAACATGTACATAAACGTATTCCTAACAAACAGCAGAGCACTCAAGAAAATGTAGAATTGCACTTCTATAAAGTGAGGGCGTCATGATACAGATTATAAAGGAATGTTCAAAATCAAAGCAGTTAAGATATCTTGACTTTCAGCTACAAAAATGTGGATCctatatttcccataatgcaacttatAGACCTTCTCTTCCTTTAAAAAAGTGTATATCCTACAAACTTTGTGACTCCAGTTCAAATGCAGGCTTTAAgaaaccctgatgacatcactatgatgtcatcagggttgaCAAGGCTCATCCCGAGCTACAGAAGACAGTATACAGTTTATTGTTTGTTCTTTCAGGCTGAGTAGAACAAACCAAGTGAACTGATCTGTTGGTGTATGACTGGTGGAGCTCCCCCTACAAGCCTGTCTGTTTCATCGGTACTTGTAAAGCTAATGGACCCAAACTGACATTCATAATTAAATACAGTAAAGCCTTATTGCAGGCAGTACTGAATCCcaattttattctttaaaatgtaagcGCTGAATACAATTGGTAAATATAAACATGCAGAGATCCTCACTGCAACCTTCTAGagaagacacacatacatacctTAAAGGTATTGGAAATATGATCAATAACCATTTGGGAGAATATTTAAGAAGGGATGCTCTCTAGTGAGGGAAGGACATGATCAATAGGAATAATTCATGGAGGACACCCTGTCTCTCCTTCATCCGTCCCCATCCTTTTGAAATGAGAGATAATGAGTGTGCTTGTTTTATCCCAGCTGCGGGGAAGCGACTGCATTGATTAGTATGTGTTCAGTGTCACCCTGCACCGCACCATCAAAGGCGAAACCTCTTTGACCCGCAGTCACTGtgtagtatataaaaaaaaaacagaaagcattgactgaatatatattatgtgtttactgtacattttaattaaacaaaatgcagcaaatacaaaaacagaatttCAAACCTTATCTCCAAAGTGTTGCTAGAgaagctttttttcccactgtaGTATCTTTAATGTACCTCTCCTTACATGTATCTACTATATTGTGCTGATGGTCATAATCAGGTTTCAGACGTATAACTGTGGAGGATGCTGTGTCCTAAATACATGGGCTCACTCGCTGCCAGTGATCCACTGATGCTGTAATCTTCTGTGGTGATCTATTGGCATGCCCAATTGCAGTGAAATTTATCCCCAGGAAGCACTAGTACATGTACATTCTCATGCATATTATGTAAGGATGTCCTCATTTTTAATCATGTCCCAGTTGCAGCACTGCATACATGCTTTAAACCCACTTTTTACTCCTGAAGAGGATGATCACTTACACAGCCACTagtcattttcagtttatttagttCTGTAAAACCTTTTGATAATCATTCATTCAACAGAGAAACATGCATCTGTGTAGTCTCTGCTGTAGTTCTTCTCTGTTTCTATCTTTTTCTACATTATAATCAGGATAAAGGATTTATACAGGTCTTTTAATCCCTCATAAATCCGTGTAGCATAATATTTTATGCTGCAGAGAAACCCCACAATCCCACCCTTTGTTTATCATGTTAATAACTAATTGTAATAAAAAcgtatattttttaatcaaaataaaaacatatgttatgcattaaatatcttaaatatttaGGAGACTGAGTGTgctattataaaaataattactaAATGTATTTCAGATGTTATTCAAGTTAAAGCTATTGACATGAATATTGCAATACTCTCTGACATAATTTGCCTCATTGAGGAATAAATTGAATGTAATATTGGAGTCCATCATATATCACCAAAGAAATTATAGTAAAATGACACTTAGCAATAGGCGTCATGCTGTCCAGACGCAACATGAGAAACTATTTCAGGCTTGGCTGCAAAAACATCCATCTCCACCCATTTGTGAAGATTTCTTTGTCCATTTTGTCATTTGTAATGCTATAAGTTAATGTTCAAAACCACCagaaatcattaaatattttttagatacTACTGATTTATATCAACAGAGGGTCTTAAAGGTCTCAAGGCTCTTTAGGAACCTTGTTAACTGTTAACCTAATAGATCAACTTTTAACATTGAACTTAAATTTTGTTTACTCAAATATCTTGTCAAATGCACCTATTATCAACATTTATACTCCTTGCAAATCCATAACTActtaattaaacacacacacaaaaaaacttaCATTTTGAAGACTGGCTGTAGCTTCTCCAAAGTTTTCTCTGAGTTCTGTCAAGTTGAGTACTTCCAAATCATGTTGATGACTCTTCCCTAATCCTTTAAAGCATCAAACTCAGCGTCCAGGTGTTGTCTTCAAGTGTACAAGAGAGCTGGTCCACCTTACAGAGATACATTAGAAGCTATTCAAAAACTGTATAAAAATGGTAGCTTTCCCCAAAGAAACAGACACAGCATGCCTTGCTAATGGACCCCAGGGAGAAtcacactgacagagagaggtgATGTGCTGTGTCCTCTCAGACGGCACAGCTGGttaagggaggggggggggaggagccAGCAACTGGTGATTGTTCAAATCACATCTTTCAAGACAACATGACTTTATCAAACCACCACCAGCCCACATTAAAcatctcccacacacacacacacaccctttcaTCAGTCAGTATGTGGCAGTGACTGTCACTCACTGCCTCTGTGTTTACAGATGTTCCTCTATTCTCCTCTCCAGAGCCTCTGAGAGTATTGGACAGATTTGTTCAGTCTATTCACCAATTTAAGACTGTTATATTTCTTCTTAAATGTTGcttacttctttttttcaagcAACAGAAACCCTTATTTCACAACAGGTGTAGTCTTTGGAGAGTTGGTCGTTGCTGGCAGGAGAGCATGAAACGGGGCTCATCGCTGACATCTGTCGGTTGCTGGGAAAACAAATTTCCCAATGAGAGCATACTGTACTTAACTGAGCTGATGTAAGGAAGGGTCCAAATTAAGATAACAGAAGAATATTGGTTCCAAAAGTTTATTGTCCCCTGTGTAGTTAAGCACAACTAAAAGacaagttccttttttttggaAACGGGAAGATTAAATATTACTTACAGCATATATtgtaactgcaaaaaaaatattctagaAGCACAGTATCACATGGTGTACAATTTGTTGTGAAATGGGTAAAAATAGCACCCTtattatttgaaacatttttttaaatgtcctacttttaaaacacacaaaggtcAGCTGATTGAAACGTAAAACAGTACAAATGTTTGACAAAGGCCGACTTCACAGAAGATTTAGATACAGCCACTTACTACTTCAAATTAAATAAGAACACTTGGTACCACTGATGACTACACGCAACATTTTATAGTGTTGTTCAATGTATTGGTTGGGTCACCTGATTAAACTTTACAGTTTTTGAACACATGACAGACAACAGCTGTGAAAAAGGAAGAATTCTAAAAAGTGTTGAAAAACGCTACATTCAAGCGATAGATTTCAATACTGAATGGACTACAGGTAGATTAAAAAGACAACCTGTCACACATTTCTAtcagataatgaaaaattggTGACCAACAGATGAAGGCAGATTTAAAAGATTATAACTGAGAATCATTTTCCATTGCTCCATTTTCAGGCAGGAGTGAAGCATCTTGGCAAAAGCTTTGATCAATCATAGCTTTGTTTTCAGCTTTACCTATACCCAGTCTCTTCTTTAATAGCTTGTCCTCATTATTCAACTTTGTACGTATTGCAATTTTTATTTGGCTGCTTTCAACGCCGAACTTGACTGCCACATGACCTGAAAGAAGAAGCATGATAAAAGGTTTTAATTTCcataataaaatcaataaataataataaaaaaaagtaatactaaaTGTTCTCTATTTTACCAATTAAACTTCTCAAGATCTCAGGTGGTAGTTGAGGTTTGTGGCAATCTTCTCCAGTAAAGGTGTTCCTCCGGCCCTGCAGAGAGTGTGTGGCCAACGTTTCTCTGTCAAAAAGTATCATCAGCAGAGCTGACGTGTACTTTTTGTAGTCTGAAATCTCTGCGATGCGTATGTAAAGATTTTTCGGTACTCGAAGATGCTCAGAGAGATACAAGAAGTTGTCATCATcctgaaagaaaaatcataatGAGATATTGTATGATTAGCTCTCCTACGAttacagattt
This portion of the Anoplopoma fimbria isolate UVic2021 breed Golden Eagle Sablefish chromosome 17, Afim_UVic_2022, whole genome shotgun sequence genome encodes:
- the cav4a gene encoding caveolin-2, which produces MNTMMKGEDSEDVEIDLEDSSDPDEFDNGEEPETLWRAHPSVEEEEDIHTSTLVEISDTKPLINVRDPRGINDCLKVTFEDVIAEPVSVRSGDRVWFWSNALFEVSRVWIYRIVTVLLAIPISIISGLLFAILSCFHIWIVGPCSHCFLIGARWLQSLWRIVLGIIVQPFLTSAGRCCGGFSVHLAKE
- the si:ch211-213o11.11 gene encoding probable G-protein coupled receptor: MEKNSSFLNPQYNDSTSVWAPMPSAPSRQLGTLPNQQTRFKDLAGIFFMVTLNVLALLANTAVLVVVIKAPHLRKFAFVCHLCTVDLLCAILLMPLGIVSSSPYFAGVVFTVLECQVYVFLNVILMAASIFTITAISVERYYYIVHPMRYEVKMTLKLTAAVIVMVWVASAVLGLSTVFGWPSYGSLSSISAAHCSLHWSHSDHRRVFSVFFSVTCFCLPAVVIFAVYCNVYKVARLAARQHGPLPLWTSSQVKHRSDSINSQTTIITTRNTPRRIMRDRPFGGGKAALTLVVIVGQFLICWLPYFAFHLYLMLDATPKIPEDLEGAVTWLAYSSFAINPFFYGLLNRQIREELCKLRRCYSARPVELAVSSHEGSGHENFLQFLHRTSCTVDTRASFATSSPRSTLDQTGQTGFRLPGQIPEEFG